The Desulfovibrio inopinatus DSM 10711 genomic interval CCAAAGTAACGATGATTCAACGCAGTGCTCAGATTTTGAGTCGAGAAGATCGAGATATGGCCATCTTGGTCTGCGAACGACTTCGGCAAGATGGTGTTGATATCGTACTCGAAGCAAAGGTTGAATCCGTCGAAAATGGACCGCAAGGACGTGTTGTACATGTTATTTTGCCAGGTGGTGAGAAACGGTCCATTCAGACAGAATCCATTTTGGTTGCTCTAGGGCGAGCTGCCAATATCCATGATATGGGGTTGGAGAACGCCGGAGTTGAAACAACAAGTCATGGTATTGTTGTCAACAATCGCATGCGCACAAGTTCTAAGCATATTTATGCCTGTGGCGATGTCACTGGGGCTTATCAGTTTACCCATGCGGCAGGATATGAGGGCGGTGTGGCGTTGACCAATATCATTTTCAAGTTACCGCGGAAGGTGGATTATACTCGGCTTCCGTGGTGTACCTATAGTGAACCGGAACTGGCTTCGATCGGTGTCAATGAGCTACGGGCAAAACAGGCCGGCTTGGAGTATGCCGTCTGGACCGAACCGTTCTCCGGAAATGATCGGGCACGGGCGGAGGGGGAAACCGAAGGCTTCATCAAAATGTTGGTGGATAAGAAAGAAAAGCCTATCGGCGTACAGATTGTCGGCGCGCATGCCGGAGATCTGCTGTCGGAATGGGTCGCTGTTATGGGAGGAAAGGTCTCACTCTCCACATTAGCTGGTGCCGTTCACCCCTATCCGACATGGGCTGAAATCAATAAACGGGTGGCTGGAAATCTTCTCAGTCGGAAAATTTTTTCTGATACGGTGAAGAAAGGGCTCAAGTTTGTCTTCAGTCTCAAAGGGCGCGCTTGCATCGCTCCTGAAGAGACTTCAGAATAACCATCTGTTTTCAGAAATGAAAGAAAAGCGCGGGGACCGATTCGGTTCTCCGCGCTTTATTTACGTGGAGCAGAAAACAAGGACATGAAACGTACATATTTTCGTCTTCGAGCTTTCTCCAAATCTGTCTCATGACATTTTTAGACTTCATTGGCACCGTGGAGCAAGACACGGTGGTCCTTGATGACAATGACACGGTCTCCGTTCATGTCTTCAAATACGGCATAGTCGCTACCATCAAAATCAAGACCGACATCGGCGAGTAAACGGCAGGTATCTTCTTTTTCGAGAGATTTGTCTGACCATTGCGAACCAAAATCGCCCGCAACTCGTTTTTTGAGCAACGTTTCATGTTCAACATAGTGAGCATCAAGTAAATTGTCACGAAAAGAGGCGATAACGAGACCAGACCCTTCTGTTATAATAGATTCGATAAGAATATCCAATGTCATGACGATATCTCTTTGTCTATAGTGTTGAGGTGACGAAGTAAGATAACATTTCATTAATGAGAAGTGCTGCGATGTCAATAGAAAGTGAATCACTTTCTAAGGATGAATCCATGCATTCTTCGTTGTTTATTATCATTTTTTTGTCAACGACGACGTTACTGCATTCAGTTTGATGCTACGAAGCGTGGTGTTTTTCGGTAGAGTTCGGAATGTTTTGTTTCTTGAACCGGAGCGATTTTGGATGTGTAGGCCTTAAGAAAAGAAGATATCGGTCGATAAGACAATCATGGTTCACCTCGTACCAATGTTCGATCTGCTGCTCCAAGGACGGACTCAGGCGATACTTTTTGTTTTGACGGTACACAAAAAGGCGCATTTTGCCTCGCGTTAAATGGAGTCGTCCATGATTGATGCCATCACCACATCCAATGCGCTGTTAGCCTATCAGCGACAACAGGCCCCTACATACACGCGCTCGGTCGAAGCAGATACCGCAGAATCGTTACAAAAAGCCAAAGTTGTGACACGTTCTTTCGGGCTGAAGCTCGGGAAGTTCGGTATCGATTATACCACGCGTGATGTGGAACTTCCCAACAGTGTTGAACAAAATAAATCTGGCCTGTCCGGTGACGCCTCTTCTGATAACCAGAAAAGTGGGCTGTCTCGTTATGAATCCTTCGAGTCGTTTTTAGAAGCCGCCTCGCTCCGCAACCAACTTTATCAAAGTTCGGCTGATACGGATCCGAAGAGTGAAAGTATGCGCTCCGGGGGAGGACATTCTGCACTGAGGAAACGGCTCGGTCTTGCTGCATATTCCAATTCGATCGAGACGTTTGATTTTGATAACCGTGGCGGTAAAAGTGTTCTTTTAGCAGTTGCATAGCCCTTTGGAGGGCGCTTCATGGTCTGGACGTTTTTCATGATGAGGCGTAAAGCGTCGTTCCATGAACTCCAGACGCATTATTAGTCCTTTTTCTTTACCCATAGCGTTTTTTGCAGCCACCATTCTGCTGGGAGCGGCGCTGCTAATGCACCCGGAGTGCCAAGCTCCGGGGGCCTCCGTATCATTTCTTGATGCCCTGTTTACAGCGACGTCGGCAACGTGCGTTACCGGACTCATTGTTGTCGATACAGCAACGGTGTATTCTAGGACTGGACATGTCGTCATTATGGCCTTGTTTCAGCTCGGAGGCCTTGGAATTATGACATATTCGAGCCTGATTTTTTATCTATGGCGACGACGAGTGTCTCTTGTTGACAAAATTGCTGTAGGACAATCTCTGCTTCACGATCCATCATTCGACCTTGGTCGTTTTCTGTTGATTATGCTTGGGTTTACGCTGGTCATCGAACTTGGTGGCGCGGCCTTACTGCACCTGTTTTCTCCCCAACAATTCGACCTGTTTACGGCTCTTTTTCATTCGATTTCGGCATTTTGTAATGCCGGGTTCTCAACGTTCTCCGACAATCTCGTTCAGTTCCAGGCCAATTTGGGCGTCAATGTCGTTATCATGAGCCTCATTGTTCTGGGCGGCCTCGGCTTTTCTGTAATTATGGAAGTGATTCGGACAGCTCGACGTAGTACGTTACGTCAACTGGTGCGGGCATTTCATGGGATGACGGGGCATAGCCGTGTGGTTATTCGCGTGAGTTTTTGGTTAATTGTTGTTGGGGCTGCTCTTCTTTTTCTTGGTGAGTCCTCGCTGCATGCCGAGGCTCCTGGGCCGGAGCGAAACAACCTGTTGACGGCATTGTTTCAGTCTATCTCTTGCAGGACTGCTGGATTCAATACGGTTGATATTGCGGGCATGACCGATGTGTCTTTGTTGTTTATGATCTGTCTGATGTTTATTGGCGGCTCTCCAGGATCGACAGCCGGTGGCATCAAAACGACAACGTTTCGCGTATTATTGGCGTATAGCGTAGCGAAATTTAAAGGACGTGAGCAAGCTGTTATCGGTCGATTTGCTGTCGACACAGAATCTCTCAATAAAGCATTGACGCTGTTGCTTTTCGCATTTGCCATTGTTGGAGGGGCAACCTTAGCTTTATGTTATACGGAGATGGCAGGTCAGCCACATTCATCCGTGCATGGTCTGTTTCTTGATATTCTTTTCGAAGTTGTGTCTGCGTTTGGAACAGTCGGATTGAGTGCCGGCTTGACGTCGCATTTGACGACTGTGGGAAAAAGTGTCGTTATTCTGCTTATGTTCATTGGTCGCCTTGGCCCCATCCTGTTTCTGTCGGTCATGCAACATATCCAGGAAAAACCCCACTATTCCTGGCCAGAAGAAAGCATGCTCATTGGGTAGAGTCGAGGAGGAGTCACAATGCCATCGAAATTACAAATGTGTGTTATTGGGTTGGGCAAGTTTGGTTATCACACTGCCTTGACTCTGGCAGAGATGGGTCATGAGGTGATGGGCCTCGATATGGACCCGGAAAAAATTCGACGTGCACAAAATGTGTTGACACAGGTTTTTCGTCTTGATGGCATGGAGAAGAAAGCCTTGGAACAAGTTGGTGTGGCAGACATGCATCACGTCATTGTCAGTGTCGGCCAAAGCCTGGAGGCGAGTACACTCATATCGCTCTATCTCAAGGAACTCGGCGTTGAAGACGTTTGGGTCAAAGCGATCAGCGACGACCACGAAAAGTTGTTGCGCAAAATTGGGGTGGATGAAGTTATTTTTCCGGAACGGTACGCTGCCGTACGTTTGGCGCATCGTTTGAGTATGCCCGGTCTGGTCGATATGCTCCCGTATGGAGACGATATCGTCATCAGAGAAATTCTTGTGGAACATTGGGCTGGGAAGTCGTTGCGTGAACTCAATTTAACAAACCGCCACGGTGTTCAGGTTATTGCCGTCAAATCTGCTGAAGACCACAATTTTCATTACGTCCCTCGTGCTGACAAGTCCCTCGTAGCTGGTGATATGCTTATTGTCGTAGGGAATGAGAATGTTTTGAAGAAGCTGGATTCCTGATTGGACATTTGCTTGACCACAGCCCGGAGGTTGGCGTAGGAGGCCCGCCATGCGTTTTATTGATGAAGCTAATATCATGGTTGTTTCGGGCAAAGGCGGACACGGATGTGTTTCGTTTCGGCGTGAAAAATTTATTCCCAAGGGCGGTCCCGATGGCGGGGACGGCGGCAAGGGGGGCGATGTCATCTTTCGAACTGTTGATAATCTGCTGACCTTGTATGATTTGCGCCTGAAACGGCGCTACGAAGCCAAAAACGGCGGATATGGTATGGGGCGGCAACGCACTGGAGCCAAGGCAGCCGATCTCGTTGTGGATGTTCCTGTCGGCACCCTGTTCTATGAAATCGGTGAAGAAGGCGAATCGCATTTGGCTGCCGATTTGAAGGAGTTGGGTCAGACATTTGTTGCGGCGCGGGGTGGGCGAGGAGGCAAAGGGAACACCCACTTCAAATCGTCCACAATGCGAGCTCCACGTTTTGCTCAGCCTGGAGAAGAAGGCGAAGAAAAGCGCTTCAGGCTTGAACTTAAAATTTTAGCGGATGTCGGCCTGCTTGGGCTTCCCAATGCCGGGAAATCCACATTCATCTCCGCCGTGTCCATGGCAAAACCAAAGATTGCCAGTTATCCTTTTACGACTATTACCCCGAACCTCGGTGTGGTTGAAGGAGATCGAGGGGATCGCTTTGTTATTGCCGACATTCCCGGCTTGGTTGAAGGCGCACACGAAGGCGTTGGATTGGGACATCGGTTTTTACGTCACGTCGAACGCACCCGGGTACTGCTGCATATTTTGAGTGCAGAAGATGTGTCAGAAGAAGCGCCATGGGCCGGTTTTGATCTTATCAACGCCGAGTTAGCAGCATATAACCCTGAATTGGCGAAGAAGAAGCAAATCCCTGTTATTAATAAAATAGATCTTCTTGAACCGGAGGCTCTTGAGGCGATGCGCCAGCGTGCCCGTGAAGATGGACGCGAAATTCTTTTTATGAGTGCCAAATATGGAGACGGCGTAGAAGACGTAGTGAAGACATTGTGGGAAGCCGTCATACACGGGCGTGAGGAAGATAAACCACATGTTGATGATACAGTTGAACATGAAGAGTCGTCTGACGTATAAAACAACACGTTGGGAACGTTGTTGTCGACCATGATGCAAAGATATTTTTCGTAAAGCAGATACCCATTCGTTTTTTCAAAGAGAAGGAGACACCATGGCCCTGAGCATCGGTATCGTCGGCTTACCCAACGTTGGGAAGTCTACGCTTTTCAATGCCCTGACCAAGGCACAGAACGCCCAAGCGGCCAACTATCCCTTTTGCACCATTGAACCCAATAAAGCCGTCGTGCCTGTTCCTGACGCACGCCTTCAGGCGTTGTCCGATTTGGCGAATCCGCAGCGGATTTTGCCGGCGACCGTCGATTTCTATGATATTGCCGGGCTCGTGAAGGGTGCAAGTAAAGGTGAAGGGTTGGGCAATAAATTTTTGGCCAATATACGGGAAACGGCTGCTATTCTGCATGTGGTGCGTTGCTTCGAAGATGACGACGTTGTGCATGTCGACGGCAGCGTTGACCCTGTTCGCGATATCGATATCATTGAAACAGAACTGATCCTTGCCGATGCGCAATCCTTGGAGAACCGGGTGGAACGCCTGGGGAAACAGTCAAAGGCGGGTAAGGAATTCAAGATCAAGCACGAGAAGGCAAAGTTATTGCTCGATCATCTCCTGCAAGGTCATCCCGCTTCATCCTATGCCGGGCAAGACGATGATGATGTCGCTGAAATATATCGTGAGCTGGGGCTTCTCACGGCGAAGAAGGTCATTTATCTTGCCAATGTCGATGAAGATGGCGTGCAGGAAGAGAATGACTACGTAAAAGCTGTTCGCGAGCTTGCCGCTGAACGTGGTGCCGAAGTGGTGGTTGTCTCGGCCAAAATGGAAGAAGAGCTTCTTGGGCTTTCTGATGAAGAGCAGCAAGAATATCTTGATTCTTACGGGGTTGCCGAATCTGGATTGATTAAGGTTATTCGAACCGGATATGCCGCGCTGGGATTGATCAGCTATTTCACTGTCGGTCCCAAAGAGGTTCGTGCCTGGACCATCAATGCTGGAGATAAAGCGCCTCGTGCCGCAGCAGCTATTCATACGGATTTCGAGCGTGGATTTATTCGAGCCGAAGTGATTTCGTATAACGACTACATTGCCCAAGGTACAGAAGCGAAATGTCGTGCTGCTGGAGTCTTGCGTTCTGAGGGCAAGGAATATATCGTGAAAGATGGTGATATCATTCATTTCCTATTCAATGTGTGATATGCACGCTTGAAAAGGAGCCTTCATGAGCGTCCGTCTTTTCTGTCAATCACGCATTGGCAAAGATTTGGAACTGTCCCCATGATGAAATTGCAGGACGAGCTTCTCCCGCAAGAAGATGAGCTGTGCTGGTTTTTGACCAAGTACATGAGCGAAGGGGTCGGCATTCTTAATGCAGAAGGCCTCTTCGCTTATGCAAGCGATCGGTTATGCCAACTCTTTGGCCAACCATGCACTCAGCTTCTTGGGACATCGCCGGCTCAATATTTTCCGCAGATCCCTTATAACGTGGCTGTAGAACAGTTTTCGTGTCAGTTATCCGGAAAAAGTCTCTGTTTTGAAACGTCCCTGACTCATGATGGAGTGGAGTTGTTCTTGCTTATTTCGGCAACTCCTTTTTCAGACAGTGACAATCGATACAAAGGGGCCGTGCTCATTGTTACCGACCTGACCAGCATGCGTCAGGCCGAAGATGCGGCATTGAATATGGAGAGACACAGTAGGGCATTGGTGGATGCGTTTGCCGATGTCGCTATTCTTGTCGATAAGAGCCTCATCATCCAGGCGGCCAACCCCAAGGCAGCCAGGGAGAATGAAGTTTCTGTTCTGGGGAAAACACTGGAGACTCTTTTTTCCGGTGATTTTCTTGATGCGTGGACGGAAACCATTCGTACCGTATTTACTGAAGGCAAGATTCGGACGTTTCAGTTTCCGTATGGCGACCGTATTACGGCCAACCGGGTCGCTCCTATTCTCGAAAAAGAGGGTGTCATTGAAAAAGTGGCGCTCTTTTCCCGCGATATAACAGAACAAAAGCGCAATGAAGACGGGCTCCGAAGTCGGGCATTTCAACAAGGCATTGTGGCCGAGATTGGCCTTCATGCGTTGTCTTCATCCAATCTCGATGAACTTACCGAGAAAACATGTCGGCTTCTGACAACGGTTTTGCAAGCGGATATTGCCCGGGTGCTTGAATATCGTCCGGACGAACAACTTTTTTTCTTCAAAGCTGGTGTGGGGTGGAAGAACGGGCTTGTCGGTCAGTCTACGATTACTGCCGGAATGGAATCTCTTCCAGGGTTTACACTGATGACGAAAGAGCCGGTTGTTATTCGCGATCTGCCTCATGATAATCGTTTTCGAGATGTAACGTTCCTTCACGATCACAATGTGGTGAGTGGGCTCAGTGTTGTCATTCACGGAAAAAAGCGTCCGTACGGTGTGTTGGGTGTCTTTTCAAAAACATTTCGCGAGTTCACTCAGGACGATGTTCATTTCTTGCAGTCAGTGGCCAATATGCTCTCTCAGGCCATGGCACGCGCTGAAACCGAAGAAGCTTTGGAAGCGTCCAATCAGAGCAATACCCTGATCCTTGAGGCGGTGGGAGAAGGGATTTGTGGCATTGATACAACGGGGCGAACCACGTTTATCAACCCCGCTGCCGAGTACAGTCTTGGGTATCTTGCCGAGGAACTTATCGGGAAAGATCATCACGACGCCATCAATCACTCACTTCCTGATGGTGCCCCCTATCCGCGCAGTGATAGTCCCATTCTCAAAGTATTGAACGATGGTCAGAAGCGATATGTTGCGGAGGCATGGTTCTGGAGGAAAGACGGTCGTATTTTTCCTGTTGAATATGTCTGCACTCCCTTATTGTCGGGCGATCGTATTATCGGCGCTGCAGTAGTTTTCAAAGATATCACGGAGCGCAAAAAGAACGAAGAACGTCTTCGCTATCAGGCCTATCATGATGAATTGACAGGGCTTCCGAATCGTTCCTACTTTCTTGAACGCTTGGAAATTGCATTGGCCGCATCCAAGGAGCAAAAGAAACGCGGCTTTGCCGTCATGTTTCTTGATCTTGATGATTTCAAATTCGTCAACGACTCGCTCGGTCATACGCTCGGCGACAGGCTGCTTCGAGGAATTTCCTTGCGATTGTGGAATTGCCTGGAAGGCGACGATGTTATTGCCAGACTTGGTGGTGATGAATACGCAATTTTGCTAACCGATGTTTTCGAAAAAGCTCATGCCCTGGCCGTTGCAAATCATATTCATGACGAGCTGAAGGTTCCGACAAAAATCGATGGATATGAAATATTTATCACAGCTTGCATCGGTATTGTCGATACAGTATCGCACTATAATAGTGCTGAAGAAATTCTGCGTGATGCAGACACAGCTATGTTTCAGGCCAAAATTACGGGGAAGGGCGTCAACTGCATCTTCGATCAGACCATGCATGTGCGTGCTAAAATGCGCTTGCAGTTGGAGACCGATTTGCGTCGCGCCATTGAGCGCAAAGAATTTTTTCTTTTATACCAGCCAATATTTTCAATCCCAGAGGGAAATTCAATCGGTTTTGAGGCGCTCATCCGTTGGAATCATCCTGAGCAAGGGATTGTTTCACCTCTTGATTTCATTCCTGTGGCGGAATCAACAGGCATGATTCTGGCCATTGGGGAGTGGGTTATTCAGGAAGCTTGCTCCCAAATGCGGAAGTGGCTTGATACAACTCCGGATATTGATTTTTTTACCGTGAGCTGCAACTTGTCCGGAAAGCAGTTTATGCAAGAGGATCTCGCTGGCCGTATTGAGTCAATCATGGCTGAGTATCGTATTGATTCTAGTCGTCTGAAACTCGAAATTACTGAAAGTGTGATCATGGAGAATGCCGAGTTTGCCACGGCAACGTTGAAGAAACTTCAGACCCTTGGCCTTTCCTTGCTTATTGACGACTTCGGTACAGGCTATTCCTCCCTCGCGTATCTCCGCAGGTTGCCGGTTGACGCTTTGAAGGTTGACCGAATGTTTGTACGTAATATCGATACTGAGACGGAAAATCAGGAAATCGTTCGGACGGTCATTCAGCTTGCCAATGTGCTTAAGCTTGATGTCGTTGCCGAGGGGATTGAAAATGATGCGGAGCGTACATTGCTCGAGTCTTTAGGATGTCGACTTGGGCAAGGGTATTTTCACGCAAAACCGTTGCCACCCAGTGAGGCAACGGCATTTCTCCCCCGTCGTTCATCCTGAGTGTGAGAACGACAAAGACAGATTGGCCAATGAATGAATAGAACGGCCCAGGACGCCAGTGGTCTTGGGCCGATTGTATTTATGCCGTTTCGTCAAGAATGTCCGAAAGCGCTTGTGTGAATCGGGCAATATCGTCTTCTTCAATAATAAGCGGGGGAATGAGTCGGAGCACTTTTCCCTTCGCCAAATTGCAGACGAAGCCGCGGTCAAGCAGTTTTTGCCAGACAGGTAATCCCGGAACTTTGAGTTCAATACCGATCATAAGACCGAGTCCGCGATAATTGTCGATAGCGTCCGGATGTTTTTTCATGACGTCGTCAATTAATGCTAAGGTCTTTTTTCCCATAGCTTCGGCGCGTTCGGCAATCTTGTCGCGCTTCATGATTTCCAACGTCTTCAACGCTGCTGCGGTGGCCAATCCGCTTCCACCAAAAGTTGTTGCATGGCTGCCGGGCGTAAATCCATTCGACGTTTCCGTATCGGCCAACACGGCGCCAATAGGGAAGCCATTGCCGAGTGCCTTGGCGCATGTCACGATGTTGGGGCGCAGTCCGTAATGTTGATGAGCCCAAAAGCGTCCAGTGCGGCAGAGGCCAGTCTGGATCTCGTCAACACCGAACAAAATGTCGTGTTCGCGGCACAGATTCTGGATGGCGGTGAGATAGTCGGCGGACATGATATTCACCCCACCTTCGCCTTGCACAATCTCAACAAGCACCATTGCGGTTTTTTCCGTAATGGCTTGCTTCATGGCTTCGATATCGCCGGCCTCGACCGATTTGAATCCACCAGGCAACGGATGGAAGTGTTCACGAAATGCAGTCTGTCCTGTGGCGGTCACAGTTGCCAGGGTGCGGCCGTGGAATGAGCCCGTCAACGTGATGATTTCGTAGGCATCACGATTTTTGACCGTGCGCATAAACCGGCGGGCAAGCTTGATGGCTCCTTCGTTGGCCTCGGCTCCTGAGTTGCAATAAAAGACACGGCCAGGTTGCCAGGTAGCAATCAGTTCTTCGGCAAGACGGACTTGATCTGGCTGATAGAACAGGTTGCTCACGTGACAGAGAATACGTGCCTGCGTACACAGGGCATCGGCTATTTCCGGGTGGCAATGGCCCAAAGACGTCACGGCCACACCGGCCAGGAGATCAAGATATTCGCGGCCCTCGAGGTCGAAAAGACGGCATCCCTCGGCTCGCGATACGGCCAAAGGATAACGTCCGTAAGAGGACATGATGGCAGCGGCATCCCGATTTTTGAGGGTGTCGAAGGCGTTTGTCACGACATCTCCTTGTTATGATGTGTTAAAGGTGAAGGGCCGTTATTTCGAGCCGGTATGCCCGAATCCGCCCGCTCCCCGGTCCGTATCGGACAGAGCATCGGTATCGACATACTGCCCGGCGAAGTAGGGTAAAAGAACAAGTTGGGCGATACGATCCCCTTGAAGTACAGTTCTTGGCTCATTCGATGTATTGAGGAGCCAGACAATAATTTCTCCCCGGTAGTCCGGGTCGATCAGGCCAACGCCTTGCGCGACGGTCAGGCCGTCACGAGCACCCAGACCACTTCGCGAGAAAACAAATCCTGCGATGCCGGGACGGGTGATTTCCATGGCAATGCCTGTTGGGACAGCGGCACGATCACCAGCGGCAATGACAATGCGATCACTATCAAGTGCCGCACGCAGGTCGGCACCTGCAGCGTGGGCTGTGGCCGGTTTTGGTAAAAACGAGTCGGGCACGTCACGTAATCGCTTGATATGTACGACGGCCTGGCCGGTTGTTTCAGGTGAAAACATAAATCCTCCTTGCGACAAACAAGCCGGCCTTGTACACCTGTTTTAACGACAATTAAAGAGGCTTTTTTTTCACCGGACGGACATGTAGCCGTCATGAAACAGACAAGCCTGAACGTGCACCTAGGGTCGCGAGTTTGGAAATCATGCATATCAAGTCAAGACATTGTTGCCATTTTCTTTGACCAATGGCATGACGCAGTACCGTGACCCCCTGGTCGATGTGAACATCATCCACTTTTCCGGCCCCACGTCAAGGAGAGCCTATGCAACCGTTGCGCGTTTATAGCGTTATCCCGAAGCTTCCCCCAGAACTGAATCCGCTTTGGGACTTGGCCTACAATCTGTGGTTTTCCTGGAACAAAGACATACTCGAACTGTTTGCCCAGGTAGACCAGGGATTGTGGCAGCAATGCTATGGAAATCCCATTGCCTTTCTCAATCGCTTGCCGCAAAAAACCTTGGAAGAGTTGGCGCGCGATGAGTTCTACGTTGAGCGTTTAAATGAATTGCGTAAAGATCTCATTGATTACCAAGGGAAGAAGAACGTTTCCATTCCTTTTCCAGAAGGGGAAGCAGGAGAACCGGTTGTTGCCTACTTCAGTTTGGAATATGGTATCAGTCTCGGACTTCCGATTTACTCCGGTGGATTGGGTATCTTGGCTGGTGACCACTTGAAGTCGGCCAGTGACTTGTGCGTTCCTCTTGTCGCTATGGGGCTTGCCTACAAACAAGGATATTTCCGGCAATATTTGACCCCGGATGGATGGCAACAGGAACGGTATCCGGTCTACGATTTCGAACAATTGCCCATGAAACCCGCTCTCGGGAAAGATGGTCGACGCGTGGTTGTTGAGTTTGAACTCAACCGTCAAAAAGTGTTGGCTCAGGTCTGGCAAGTCCAGGTCGGACGCGTGACCTTATACCTGCTTGATACGAACATGAACGAGAACCCTCCGCATTTTCGTCAGATTACTGAACGTCTGTACGGTGGGAATCTCGAAATGCGGATATGGCAGGAATATTTGCTTGGTATTGGCGGCATCAAAGCGCTGGAAATCTTGGGGTTCAAACCCAAAGTTATTCACATGAACGAAGGCCACTCCGCCTTTGCCGGGTTGGAACGTATCCGCCGATTCATGGAAGAAAACGGCCTGAGCTTTGAAGCTGCGTCTGAAATCGTTGCGTCGTCGAGTGTATTTACGACGCATACGCCTGTACCGGCGGGCAATGACCGTTTTCCGCCCGAACTCATGCAGACATATTTTCAGGATTATGCCCAAAAGCTCGGGCTGGCATTCAAGGTTTTCCTTGGGCTTGGTCGTGAAGATCCAAGAAACGACGCCGAACCCTTCTGCATGCCGGTTCTTGCCTTGAAGTTGTCGCGTTTCAACAACGGTGTTAGCCTGCTGCATGGACATGTTTCCCGCAATATGTGGAAACGTGTTTGGCCGCAGTATCCCGTTGAAGATGTACCCATTGGCGCCATTACCAACGGTATTCACGTCCCGACATGGGTTGCTCCTGATTTAGCCGCATTATATGATCGATATATGGGGGCGAACTGGCGGGAAGATCCGGATTGTACTCGTGTTTTCAACCAGGTTCCAGCTATCTCCGACGCCGAACTCTGGCGTACCCATGAGCGGTTACGTGAACGCCTTGTGGATTACGCCCGGTATCGCCTGCGTGAGCAATTGCTGTCCCGTGGAGCCAACCGCAAAGAACTCGAAGCTGCCGAGGATGTCCTTGATCCACAGGCTTTGACCATCGGTTTTGCTCGCCGCTTTGCCACATACAAACGTGCTAACATGCTTCTGCAAGACCAGGAACGTTTACTCAAGATTATGGCAGATGCCGAACGTCCTATCCAGTTCATTTTTGCGGGGAAAGCACACCCGGCCGATAATGAAGGGAAGAAAATCATTCAACAACTTGTCCAACTCTTCAAAACTCCAGAATGCCGCTATAAAATGGTCTTTCTTGAAGATTATGACATGGAGCTGGCTTCCTATATGTATCAAGGATGCGACGTGTGGCTGAATAAC includes:
- a CDS encoding dihydrolipoyl dehydrogenase family protein; its protein translation is MNQFDYDIGIIGGGSAGLTVAAGAAQFGAKTVLIEREPRLGGDCLHYGCVPSKTLIKASRVYHVMKQGPQFGLPSVDPGPVDFALIRKHIERVIADIQPHDSPERFCKLGAAVEFGSATFVDDHVVDTGEKRISAKHWVVASGSSPAIPPIPGLNEVGYLTNKDIFYLDHLPKSLVILGAGPIAVEMGQAFCRLGSKVTMIQRSAQILSREDRDMAILVCERLRQDGVDIVLEAKVESVENGPQGRVVHVILPGGEKRSIQTESILVALGRAANIHDMGLENAGVETTSHGIVVNNRMRTSSKHIYACGDVTGAYQFTHAAGYEGGVALTNIIFKLPRKVDYTRLPWCTYSEPELASIGVNELRAKQAGLEYAVWTEPFSGNDRARAEGETEGFIKMLVDKKEKPIGVQIVGAHAGDLLSEWVAVMGGKVSLSTLAGAVHPYPTWAEINKRVAGNLLSRKIFSDTVKKGLKFVFSLKGRACIAPEETSE
- the obgE gene encoding GTPase ObgE, with amino-acid sequence MRFIDEANIMVVSGKGGHGCVSFRREKFIPKGGPDGGDGGKGGDVIFRTVDNLLTLYDLRLKRRYEAKNGGYGMGRQRTGAKAADLVVDVPVGTLFYEIGEEGESHLAADLKELGQTFVAARGGRGGKGNTHFKSSTMRAPRFAQPGEEGEEKRFRLELKILADVGLLGLPNAGKSTFISAVSMAKPKIASYPFTTITPNLGVVEGDRGDRFVIADIPGLVEGAHEGVGLGHRFLRHVERTRVLLHILSAEDVSEEAPWAGFDLINAELAAYNPELAKKKQIPVINKIDLLEPEALEAMRQRAREDGREILFMSAKYGDGVEDVVKTLWEAVIHGREEDKPHVDDTVEHEESSDV
- a CDS encoding TrkH family potassium uptake protein is translated as MNSRRIISPFSLPIAFFAATILLGAALLMHPECQAPGASVSFLDALFTATSATCVTGLIVVDTATVYSRTGHVVIMALFQLGGLGIMTYSSLIFYLWRRRVSLVDKIAVGQSLLHDPSFDLGRFLLIMLGFTLVIELGGAALLHLFSPQQFDLFTALFHSISAFCNAGFSTFSDNLVQFQANLGVNVVIMSLIVLGGLGFSVIMEVIRTARRSTLRQLVRAFHGMTGHSRVVIRVSFWLIVVGAALLFLGESSLHAEAPGPERNNLLTALFQSISCRTAGFNTVDIAGMTDVSLLFMICLMFIGGSPGSTAGGIKTTTFRVLLAYSVAKFKGREQAVIGRFAVDTESLNKALTLLLFAFAIVGGATLALCYTEMAGQPHSSVHGLFLDILFEVVSAFGTVGLSAGLTSHLTTVGKSVVILLMFIGRLGPILFLSVMQHIQEKPHYSWPEESMLIG
- the ychF gene encoding redox-regulated ATPase YchF, which translates into the protein MALSIGIVGLPNVGKSTLFNALTKAQNAQAANYPFCTIEPNKAVVPVPDARLQALSDLANPQRILPATVDFYDIAGLVKGASKGEGLGNKFLANIRETAAILHVVRCFEDDDVVHVDGSVDPVRDIDIIETELILADAQSLENRVERLGKQSKAGKEFKIKHEKAKLLLDHLLQGHPASSYAGQDDDDVAEIYRELGLLTAKKVIYLANVDEDGVQEENDYVKAVRELAAERGAEVVVVSAKMEEELLGLSDEEQQEYLDSYGVAESGLIKVIRTGYAALGLISYFTVGPKEVRAWTINAGDKAPRAAAAIHTDFERGFIRAEVISYNDYIAQGTEAKCRAAGVLRSEGKEYIVKDGDIIHFLFNV
- a CDS encoding potassium channel family protein; the encoded protein is MPSKLQMCVIGLGKFGYHTALTLAEMGHEVMGLDMDPEKIRRAQNVLTQVFRLDGMEKKALEQVGVADMHHVIVSVGQSLEASTLISLYLKELGVEDVWVKAISDDHEKLLRKIGVDEVIFPERYAAVRLAHRLSMPGLVDMLPYGDDIVIREILVEHWAGKSLRELNLTNRHGVQVIAVKSAEDHNFHYVPRADKSLVAGDMLIVVGNENVLKKLDS